In the genome of Taurinivorans muris, one region contains:
- the tnpA gene encoding IS200/IS605 family transposase, whose protein sequence is MNDSQSLSHTKWNCKYHIVFVPKFRRKAIYLKIKNDMGKILRQFCEQKKVIIEGEMCADHVHMLAAIPPNLSVSSFMGYLKGKSSLMIFDRHAHLIMLRNTPLVLSLLGADKDLTVSTNYRTLNKVLREKHKLPVDVMKQVPKAMTDPIMIFKSATVANDYVMMLDLKDNKGATVVVPVSLNYDGIANYTVNYVPSVYGKANENTGKPNNNWFINQIEQGNLVYQNNKKSREWRTSSGLRLPRVGSDLITHGKNKNILTDVDLSSAKSANPTYYQNSSPRGLIRFNPKTQEAMITVFKDKKNFSTVLHETSHYFLQTLANAYQMENAPAWVKENFETLAREMGFDPSQPLSTETHERFARFGEAYFREGKAPREELAGAFSMFKGWLTSLYRYVSKLLGRDSLNDEIRSVFDNMLETEEQIEQAKRNREKESSIQILASKFNLKQEQLDLLQKEKDRADKKASAIILLNKIQGLKNAEENARKEVSEIVWTSDYYNSLDTIRKNGKISFESLLGFLDEDTANSIKTKWKDYFSDSENAMSIDEAAIYFNTSAEQFINLLFNELPAKDYIDRYVRNARNKFEASFNADVEYMGLDNDVLNLEIELMGGQKIDLKALDTALSERADRKAGEDLDRDYERLKMSIEKKSSMLRDLLNKKEDTATKKEILKLKEQMRIMRADLKANYEKKMERDKTVRAVRKEVKSKSVPEEWRQQILQLVQKVKGLGTPAMTADRNIPSWQKFKDAKFGAEKQDLGVELAAPPIPEWLENLAESISLSELSTADLKDLRTGIKSLAHIGRAERTILDGQERKRVQETVNECTENMGKITQTKYLTDREKAEFIGGIVDKTRGVVALMTQMRDLFRRADGYTKEGTGPNSKYITQRIHDAQVRELGLTDSFQKEFSSIWQPIAIHSNFTKEFVIEGIQLPKELMRRWGGKFSKDRVIAVALNMGNKGNLDALMKGYGWTMEDLGKIISTLSEEELFAVQKTWDMLERLRPHLEKTYKEMNGVDMKLVEAQAITVTSKEGANITLRGGYYPLQFDPELAQSIGEKEKIDNILNANAFLPAKPTVRKGMTMARTGSKKPPLLSFVSVVSRHLEDSIKYATHAAAVRDVYKIVSNAEYRDSFVSAFGSQAYEQIAPWLKACATINREPTHELKKFAKFLTSRGSLFAMGLSLRTSWMQFTSIGSSIKVDGLGNFMNGCWMFITKPRETVRMVKEMSAYMNNRTKIYDKTVADTLGKYNPNATALRVGNHIFTRQQFDSACFALTAMADMAVAVPTWLGKYNAEIKKGLTEQDAIRKADEAVIMAQGSGMTMDTTSLMREKGAWEFLLMFMSFAMNWQNRQRFYFAGYKEYLKGNQSEIDHKEFFSHIALEWIMPPVLTVAMLSLQDDEYTLEEAKDDLMNEAVSYWLMGVPIIRDIYSGIGYGTKFGETAASKGIELGKQVYKDMRKMQEGKDMSYSTMKHIINFVGFNLGIPTNSFFRVGEGTYEWLEGDAGIGAIILGKPYR, encoded by the coding sequence ATGAACGACAGTCAAAGCTTATCCCATACCAAATGGAATTGCAAATATCATATAGTTTTTGTACCAAAATTTCGTCGTAAAGCAATTTATCTGAAAATAAAAAATGATATGGGAAAAATTCTCAGGCAATTTTGTGAACAGAAAAAAGTAATAATAGAAGGGGAGATGTGTGCAGATCATGTACATATGTTAGCAGCTATCCCTCCCAATCTAAGTGTCTCATCATTTATGGGATACTTGAAAGGAAAGAGTTCTTTAATGATATTTGATAGACATGCACATCTCATTATGCTTAGAAATACCCCTCTTGTTCTTTCTTTGCTTGGTGCGGACAAGGATTTGACTGTTTCAACCAATTACAGAACCTTGAATAAAGTTCTCAGGGAAAAGCATAAATTGCCTGTTGATGTAATGAAGCAAGTACCAAAGGCAATGACTGATCCTATTATGATTTTTAAATCCGCCACTGTTGCTAATGACTATGTGATGATGCTTGATTTAAAAGATAATAAAGGGGCAACCGTTGTTGTGCCTGTCTCTTTGAATTATGATGGTATCGCAAATTATACCGTCAATTATGTTCCGAGTGTATACGGTAAAGCAAATGAAAATACAGGAAAACCAAATAATAATTGGTTTATCAATCAAATTGAACAAGGAAATCTTGTTTATCAAAACAATAAAAAAAGCCGTGAGTGGCGGACATCTTCAGGGCTCCGATTGCCAAGGGTTGGTTCCGATCTAATCACTCACGGCAAGAATAAGAATATCTTAACAGATGTTGATTTGTCAAGTGCAAAAAGTGCTAACCCTACGTATTATCAAAATTCTTCCCCTCGCGGGCTTATCCGGTTCAATCCAAAGACACAGGAAGCAATGATTACCGTGTTCAAAGACAAAAAAAATTTTTCCACTGTCCTGCATGAAACAAGCCATTACTTTTTACAGACACTGGCTAATGCCTATCAAATGGAAAATGCTCCGGCATGGGTAAAGGAAAACTTTGAAACGCTTGCAAGAGAAATGGGTTTTGACCCAAGTCAGCCGCTCTCCACAGAAACACATGAACGCTTTGCAAGATTTGGAGAAGCTTATTTTAGAGAAGGCAAAGCCCCACGGGAAGAACTTGCCGGGGCTTTCAGCATGTTCAAAGGCTGGCTTACTTCCTTATACCGTTATGTGTCAAAGCTGCTTGGCAGGGACAGTCTGAACGATGAAATACGCAGTGTCTTTGACAATATGCTGGAGACAGAGGAACAGATTGAACAGGCAAAACGAAACAGGGAAAAGGAAAGCTCCATTCAGATACTGGCAAGCAAATTCAACCTCAAACAGGAACAGCTTGATTTACTGCAAAAAGAAAAGGACAGAGCGGATAAAAAGGCTTCCGCAATTATTTTACTCAACAAAATACAAGGCTTGAAAAATGCAGAAGAGAATGCCAGAAAGGAAGTTTCTGAAATTGTGTGGACTTCTGATTATTACAATTCTCTGGACACTATACGTAAAAATGGAAAAATAAGCTTTGAAAGTCTGCTGGGATTTTTAGATGAAGATACAGCAAACAGTATCAAAACAAAATGGAAAGATTATTTTTCAGACAGCGAAAATGCCATGAGTATTGATGAGGCTGCAATTTATTTCAATACTTCAGCGGAACAGTTTATCAATCTTTTATTCAATGAACTGCCTGCAAAGGATTATATTGACCGGTATGTGCGGAACGCAAGGAATAAATTTGAGGCAAGTTTCAACGCTGATGTGGAATACATGGGGCTTGATAACGATGTGCTTAATCTTGAGATTGAACTTATGGGCGGACAGAAAATTGATTTGAAAGCACTTGATACCGCCCTTTCTGAACGGGCTGACAGAAAAGCCGGAGAAGATTTGGACAGGGACTATGAACGGCTGAAAATGTCCATTGAAAAGAAAAGCTCCATGCTTCGGGATTTGCTGAATAAAAAAGAAGATACCGCCACTAAAAAAGAAATCTTAAAACTCAAAGAACAAATGCGGATTATGCGGGCAGATCTGAAAGCCAACTATGAAAAGAAAATGGAACGGGATAAAACTGTCCGGGCAGTCCGAAAAGAAGTAAAATCAAAATCTGTGCCTGAAGAATGGCGGCAGCAGATTTTACAGCTGGTGCAAAAAGTGAAAGGGCTTGGCACGCCTGCCATGACTGCGGACAGGAATATTCCAAGCTGGCAGAAGTTTAAAGACGCAAAGTTTGGAGCAGAAAAACAGGATTTGGGAGTGGAGCTTGCTGCTCCGCCTATTCCGGAATGGCTGGAGAATTTGGCGGAATCTATTTCCTTATCAGAGCTCAGCACTGCTGATTTGAAAGACTTGCGGACAGGCATAAAATCTCTTGCCCATATCGGCAGAGCTGAAAGAACTATTCTTGACGGACAGGAAAGGAAAAGAGTGCAGGAAACAGTCAATGAGTGTACTGAAAATATGGGGAAAATTACCCAAACAAAATATTTAACCGACAGGGAAAAAGCGGAATTTATCGGAGGAATAGTTGATAAAACTCGTGGTGTTGTTGCTCTTATGACCCAAATGCGGGACCTTTTCAGACGTGCTGACGGGTACACAAAAGAGGGAACCGGACCAAACAGCAAATATATCACACAAAGGATACATGATGCACAGGTTCGGGAACTGGGGCTTACGGACAGTTTTCAAAAAGAATTTTCCAGCATTTGGCAGCCCATAGCGATACATTCAAACTTTACCAAAGAGTTTGTGATTGAGGGAATACAGCTTCCAAAGGAACTTATGCGGCGCTGGGGCGGTAAATTCAGCAAAGACAGAGTGATTGCCGTTGCTCTCAATATGGGCAATAAAGGCAATTTGGACGCTCTGATGAAAGGCTATGGCTGGACTATGGAAGATTTAGGAAAGATTATTTCCACCTTGTCAGAAGAAGAACTTTTTGCTGTTCAGAAAACATGGGACATGCTGGAGCGGCTGCGTCCTCACCTTGAAAAAACATACAAGGAAATGAACGGCGTGGATATGAAACTGGTTGAAGCGCAGGCGATAACGGTTACTTCCAAAGAGGGAGCAAATATAACCTTGCGAGGCGGTTATTATCCTTTGCAGTTTGACCCGGAACTTGCCCAAAGCATAGGAGAAAAAGAAAAAATAGACAATATCCTGAATGCAAATGCATTTTTACCCGCAAAGCCGACAGTACGCAAAGGCATGACTATGGCTCGTACCGGCTCTAAAAAACCGCCGTTGTTGTCCTTTGTGAGCGTTGTCAGCAGACATTTGGAAGACAGTATCAAATATGCTACCCATGCCGCAGCTGTGCGTGATGTGTATAAGATTGTTAGCAATGCAGAGTACAGGGATAGTTTTGTCAGCGCTTTTGGTTCGCAGGCTTATGAACAGATTGCGCCATGGCTGAAAGCCTGCGCCACTATAAACAGGGAACCAACACACGAATTAAAGAAGTTTGCAAAGTTTTTGACTTCAAGAGGCAGCTTGTTTGCTATGGGGCTTTCTTTGCGGACTTCATGGATGCAGTTTACCAGTATTGGCTCTTCCATCAAGGTTGACGGCTTGGGCAATTTTATGAATGGCTGCTGGATGTTTATAACCAAGCCAAGAGAAACTGTAAGAATGGTTAAAGAAATGTCTGCCTACATGAACAACAGAACAAAAATATATGACAAGACAGTTGCTGATACGCTAGGAAAATATAATCCTAATGCAACAGCTTTACGGGTAGGAAATCATATTTTCACCAGACAGCAGTTTGACAGCGCCTGCTTTGCTCTGACGGCTATGGCGGATATGGCGGTTGCTGTTCCTACATGGCTTGGCAAATATAATGCAGAAATAAAGAAGGGGCTGACAGAACAGGACGCAATCAGAAAAGCGGACGAAGCTGTGATTATGGCACAGGGCAGCGGCATGACTATGGATACAACATCCCTTATGCGTGAAAAAGGGGCGTGGGAGTTTCTGCTGATGTTTATGTCCTTTGCCATGAACTGGCAAAACAGGCAGCGCTTTTATTTTGCAGGGTACAAAGAATATCTGAAAGGCAATCAGTCTGAAATTGACCATAAAGAGTTTTTCAGCCACATTGCCCTTGAATGGATTATGCCGCCTGTGCTTACGGTTGCCATGCTGTCCTTGCAGGATGACGAGTACACGCTGGAAGAAGCAAAAGACGATTTAATGAATGAAGCTGTTTCTTACTGGCTTATGGGTGTGCCGATTATCCGGGATATTTACAGCGGTATCGGGTATGGCACAAAGTTTGGGGAAACGGCAGCAAGCAAAGGAATTGAACTTGGCAAACAGGTTTATAAGGATATGCGGAAAATGCAGGAGGGAAAAGATATGTCTTATTCCACCATGAAGCATATTATCAACTTCGTGGGTTTCAATCTGGGTATTCCTACAAATTCTTTCTTCAGAGTTGGAGAAGGCACTTACGAATGGCTTGAGGGGGATGCCGGAATAGGTGCTATTATCTTGGGCAAGCCGTATAGATGA
- a CDS encoding type II toxin-antitoxin system HicA family toxin — protein MKRKDILRKLAEAGFIIEEGKKHTHVIKDGKMISVVSRQAEIKENIVRQIQKQTGVKLLP, from the coding sequence ATGAAAAGAAAAGACATACTCCGAAAATTGGCAGAGGCAGGGTTTATCATTGAAGAGGGTAAAAAACATACCCACGTTATAAAAGACGGTAAAATGATAAGCGTGGTAAGCAGACAAGCAGAAATAAAAGAAAACATTGTCCGCCAAATTCAAAAACAAACCGGGGTAAAATTATTACCATAA
- a CDS encoding type II toxin-antitoxin system HicB family antitoxin — protein sequence MSRYFSIIFKAKEGGFIALFPDIPEAFTQGEDLAECVDMAKEVLDEVLERYTLERRKLPVPSSLEYIEKKADEEIAENGDTLDLSFKPLFQYIEAAEMDVKPVRITVSFPKSTLETIDKKADKLGMTRSGFLAKCALAY from the coding sequence ATGAGCAGATATTTTTCTATTATTTTCAAAGCAAAAGAGGGCGGTTTTATAGCTCTTTTTCCCGATATTCCAGAGGCATTTACGCAAGGAGAAGATTTGGCGGAATGTGTGGATATGGCAAAAGAGGTTTTAGATGAGGTTTTAGAAAGATATACTTTAGAACGCAGGAAACTGCCTGTACCGTCTTCTCTTGAATATATAGAGAAAAAAGCGGATGAAGAAATTGCAGAAAACGGCGATACATTAGACCTTTCTTTCAAGCCTCTTTTTCAATATATCGAGGCGGCGGAAATGGATGTGAAGCCTGTAAGAATTACTGTTAGCTTCCCAAAATCAACCCTTGAAACTATTGACAAAAAAGCCGATAAATTAGGAATGACCCGTTCAGGGTTTTTGGCTAAATGTGCATTGGCTTATTGA
- the tnpA gene encoding IS200/IS605 family transposase, which translates to MSGNQSLSHTKWNCKYHIVFAPKYCRQIIYNKLKEDIGRILRQLCEQKKVEIYEANACKDHIHMLVSIPPNLSVSSFMWYLKGKSSLMIFDRHANLKYKYGNRHFWCRGYYVDTVGRNREKIAEYIRNQLNEDIINDQMTFKEYFDPFTGSKNN; encoded by the coding sequence ATGTCTGGAAATCAAAGTTTATCTCATACCAAATGGAATTGCAAATATCATATAGTGTTTGCCCCAAAATATTGTCGTCAAATAATTTATAATAAATTAAAAGAAGATATTGGCAGGATTTTACGTCAGCTCTGTGAACAAAAGAAAGTAGAAATATATGAAGCCAATGCGTGCAAAGACCATATCCACATGTTAGTATCTATTCCTCCCAATCTAAGTGTATCGTCATTTATGTGGTACTTGAAAGGAAAGAGTTCTTTGATGATATTTGATAGACATGCCAATTTAAAATACAAGTATGGCAACAGACATTTTTGGTGCAGGGGCTATTATGTTGATACAGTAGGACGCAATAGAGAAAAAATAGCGGAATACATTCGAAATCAATTGAATGAAGATATAATCAATGACCAAATGACGTTCAAAGAATACTTTGACCCGTTTACGGGCAGTAAGAATAATTAA
- a CDS encoding IS1595 family transposase: MEYNRISKYKIKKIIKCFAEDLTATSTSNLLGINRNTINAYYNLLREKIFLFSLEEERKELGEFELDENYFGARRVGGKRGRGAAGKTPVFGVLKREGKVHVNIVPRCSKEELMPIIQGKILEGSTIHTDGWRAYDGLILNGYTHYRLFHHENEFTRGKSHVNGIESFWSFAKRRLAKFNGLTDEKFILHLKECECRFNFRNENFEQFLIEIFFQK, encoded by the coding sequence ATGGAATACAATAGAATAAGCAAGTATAAAATAAAAAAAATTATTAAATGCTTTGCAGAGGATTTAACTGCAACATCTACGAGTAATTTACTTGGTATAAATCGTAATACCATAAATGCATATTACAATCTTTTAAGGGAAAAAATTTTTCTTTTCTCTCTGGAAGAAGAGAGAAAAGAATTGGGTGAATTTGAACTTGATGAAAACTATTTTGGTGCCAGAAGAGTGGGAGGTAAACGCGGACGAGGAGCAGCTGGAAAAACACCTGTATTTGGAGTGCTGAAACGAGAAGGAAAGGTGCATGTCAACATAGTTCCACGATGTTCCAAAGAAGAATTAATGCCTATAATTCAGGGTAAAATCCTTGAAGGTTCTACAATTCATACAGATGGTTGGAGAGCATATGACGGATTAATTTTAAATGGTTATACCCATTATAGACTATTTCACCATGAAAATGAATTTACAAGGGGAAAATCTCATGTGAACGGAATAGAAAGCTTCTGGAGCTTTGCTAAAAGACGATTAGCAAAGTTTAATGGTCTAACAGATGAAAAGTTTATCTTGCACTTAAAAGAATGTGAGTGTAGATTTAATTTTAGAAATGAAAATTTTGAGCAATTTTTAATTGAAATCTTCTTTCAAAAATAG
- a CDS encoding radical SAM protein — protein MENSYKYLFGPVPSRRMGVSLGISPIPERTCSYSCVYCQLGRTKHMQSERKLFFPVRDIVDEFIHYQKSLQKLDVISIVGEGEPTLYSGLGELIDKIKEISDVPVAVITNSSLLADSAVQNALLNADIVLPSMDAYDEKTFRKINRPHFSVKYEDTQKGLIEFSHKYKGQLWLEIMLLAGMNDDDASLSKFAAILPKIKYDRVYINTPVRPPAESFAEPPSKEQIQKAVEKLSAISIDMLSTGNFFSDVSDHYEAIKNICQRHPMNSFELETFLSSRNVADIETYKKRLEEDPEINCIKYKGITSYRLK, from the coding sequence ATGGAAAACTCATATAAATATTTATTCGGTCCTGTTCCTTCCCGGCGCATGGGCGTTTCACTGGGAATAAGCCCCATTCCGGAAAGGACTTGTTCCTATTCCTGCGTTTACTGCCAACTGGGCAGGACGAAACACATGCAGTCAGAACGAAAACTGTTTTTTCCGGTGCGCGATATAGTTGATGAATTTATCCATTACCAAAAAAGCTTGCAAAAACTTGATGTCATTTCCATTGTGGGGGAAGGCGAACCTACGCTGTACAGCGGATTGGGCGAACTTATCGATAAAATAAAAGAAATTTCAGATGTTCCCGTTGCGGTAATAACCAACAGCTCCCTGCTTGCAGACAGCGCCGTGCAAAACGCCCTCCTGAATGCCGATATCGTTTTGCCATCCATGGATGCTTACGACGAAAAAACGTTCCGCAAAATCAACCGCCCGCATTTTTCCGTAAAATACGAAGATACGCAAAAAGGATTGATTGAATTTTCCCATAAATACAAAGGGCAACTCTGGCTTGAAATCATGCTTCTTGCAGGTATGAATGACGACGACGCTTCGCTAAGCAAATTTGCCGCCATACTTCCGAAAATCAAATACGACAGGGTTTATATCAATACTCCTGTCCGCCCTCCTGCGGAATCCTTCGCAGAGCCCCCAAGCAAGGAACAAATTCAAAAAGCGGTTGAAAAATTATCCGCCATTTCTATCGACATGCTGAGCACCGGTAATTTTTTCAGCGATGTGTCCGACCACTACGAAGCAATAAAAAACATCTGCCAACGACACCCCATGAACAGCTTTGAACTGGAAACGTTTTTATCATCACGTAATGTTGCGGATATTGAAACATATAAAAAAAGACTGGAAGAAGACCCGGAAATCAATTGCATCAAATATAAAGGAATTACCTCTTACCGGCTTAAATAA